A single genomic interval of Heliangelus exortis chromosome 11, bHelExo1.hap1, whole genome shotgun sequence harbors:
- the BNC1 gene encoding zinc finger protein basonuclin-1: MSEAIRCTLVNCSCQCFKPGKINQRQCDQCRHGWVAHALSKLRIPNLYPSSQVEIVQSNVVFDISSLMLYGTQAIPVRLKILLDRLFSVLKQEEVIQILHALDWTLQDYIRGYVLQDASGKVLDHWSIMTTEEELATLQQFLRFGETKSIVELMAIQEKEGQSIIIPPPAANLDIRAFIESCNQHSPNFSTSLDKMSPTNIHPFENIVNNMAFMLPFQFFSPVPPPLIGSPPERHLIEQDHSSETKQDIHIPFSESSFLTSSSAPFQVENERMMNGPDVTTKTEDDALLSDSSSHNAAAKLEMTAFSPENKMKSVEKNGAGPRKGRVFCTACEKTFYDKGTLKIHYNAVHLKIKHKCTIEGCNMVFSSLRSRNRHSANPNPRLHMPMNRNNRDKDLRNGLTIAGPGDGKRTEFTILAPDSRTITSYASACTDSKGQAGFPSIGQNGVLFPNLKTVQPVLPFYRSPVTPAELANTPGTLPSLPLVSSSIPEQLVSNELPFDMLPKKKSRKSSMPIKIEKEVVETPNESSDVASSEEDTRLQAVSDGELETCELKIEKRVSDRVEKHPHAGNSWKSLSGVEGTKYFESVFAPSNKYIKDISENEFHHCEKEVESEENQPLKIVSHEIMCEDPKHHHNDVIKPMTEPPMYIKEQSKRRIPKNDCPELQHHLLTGGFFSTLSNRGAAIPCFEDSKDMDHVSQHALGIQKEESRFHCDICMKTFKNPYSVKMHFKNVHLKEMHICTVEGCNAAFPSRRSRDRHSSNLNLHHKLLTKDTLEFSNHFNATYLLKDMAKEFCQDVSLKQHVGHTSVIFKGMNRTGSLVFPMSKIGEPCSESYGYDPLNDGAVLDLSTTSSIKSESSAHSSWDSDGGSEICAMPLDDSDESCEGASLMSNDELYQDCTLIEKANQNFTNLPSSLPITCHICQKTYSNKGTFRAHYKTVHLRQLHKCKVPGCNTMFSSVRSRNRHSQNPNLHKSLAGSPTSLQ, encoded by the exons ATGTCTGAG GCCATCCGATGCACTCTGGTGAACTGTAGTTGTCAGTGTTTCaaacctggaaaaataaaccagcGACAATGTGACCAATGCCGCCATGGATGGGTAGCACATG CCCTGAGCAAACTAAGGATTCCCAACCTCTACCCATCAAGCCAGGTAGAAATAGTTCAATCCAATGTTGTCTTTGATATCAGTAGCCTCATGCTCTATGGCACCCAAGCCATTCCTGTGCGCCTTAAAATTCTGCTAGATCGGCTTTTCAGTGTTCTAAAGCAGGAAGAGGTGATACAGATTCTCCATGCTCTGGATTGGACGCTACAGGATTATATACGTGGATACGTACTACAG GATGCTTCAGGAAAGGTGCTGGATCACTGGAGCATAATGACCACTGAGGAAGAACTGGCTACTTTGCAGCAGTTTCTTCGCTTTGGAGAAACTAAATCCATTGTAGAGTTAATGGCAATTCAAGAGAAAGAAGGGCAGTCAATTATAATACCACCACCAGCTGCCAATTTGGATATTAGGGCATTCATTGAGAGCTGCAATCAACACAGTCCTAATTTTTCTACTTCCTTGGACAAAATGAGTCCCACCAACATTCATCCCTTTGAGAATATTGTAAATAACATGGCTTTCATGCTgccatttcagtttttcagtccAGTGCCTCCACCTTTGATAGGTTCACCACCAGAAAGACATTTGATTGAGCAAGACCATAGCAGTGAAACTAAACAAGATATTCACATCCcattttctgaaagcagcttCTTAACTTCTAGTTCTGCACCATTTCAAGTTGAAAATGAGAGGATGATGAATGGTCCAGATGTCACCACTAAAACAGAAGATGATGCCCTTTTAAGTGATTCCAGTTCACATaatgcagcagcaaagcttgaaatgacagcattttctccagaaaacaaaatgaaatctgttgaaaaaaatggTGCTGGGCCAAGGAAAGGGCGTGTTTTCTGCACCGCGTGTGAAAAGACTTTTTATGACAAAGgtactttgaaaatacattACAATGCTGTTCATCTGAAGATAAAGCACAAATGCACCATCGAGGGCTGCAATATGGTGTTCAGCTCTTTGCGCAGTCGAAATCGTCACAGTGCAAACCCTAACCCCAGACTCCATATGCCCATGAACAGAAATAACAGGGACAAAGACCTCAGAAACGGTTTGACCATTGCCGGACCTGGAGATGGTAAAAGGACAGAATTTACAATTCTGGCTCCGGACAGCAGAACTATCACCAGCTATGCCAGCGCTTGTACAGATTCAAAGGGTCAGGCTGGATTTCCCAGTATTGGACAGAACGGTGTCCTCTTTCCAAACCTGAAGACAGTGCAGCCTGTCCTTCCTTTTTACCGCAGTCCGGTCACACCAGCTGAGCTTGCTAACACTCCAGGtactctgccttctctgcctcTCGTTTCGTCCTCAATACCAGAGCAGCTTGTTTCAAATGAATTGCCATTTGACATGCTACCCAAGAAGAAATCTCGTAAATCAAGTATGCCTATTAAGATAGAGAAAGAAGTGGTTGAGACACCTAATGAAAGTAGTGATGTTGCCAGTTCTGAAGAAGATACACGTCTGCAAGCGGTAAGCGATGGAGAGCTTGAGACCTGTGAGCTTAAGATAGAGAAGCGGGTGAGCGACAGGGTGGAAAAGCACCCCCATGCAGGTAATTCGTGGAAATCTCTCTCTGGGGTAGAGGGCACAAAGTATTTTGAATCTGTCTTTGCGCCAAGTAACAAATACATCAAGGATATCTCTGAGAATGAATTCCATCACTGTGAGAAAGAGGTTGAATCGGAAGAAAACCAACCATTAAAAATAGTTTCCCATGAGATTATGTGTGAAGAtccaaaacaccaccacaatGATGTTATAAAACCAATGACTGAACCCCCCATGTATATTAAAGAGCAGTCAAAGCGCAGGATTCCTAAAAATGACTGCCCTGAATTGCAACACCACTTGCTGACCGGGGGCTTTTTCAGCACTTTGTCAAACAGGGGTGCTGCCATTCCTTGTTTTGAAGACTCTAAAGATATGGATCATGTCAGTCAACATGCACTAGGGattcagaaggaagaaagccGCTTTCATTGTGACATCTGTATGAAGACTTTTAAAAACCCTTACAgtgtaaaaatgcattttaaaaatgtacatCTCAAAGAAATGCATATTTGCACAGTTGAGGGCTGTAATGCTGCTTTCCCTTCTCGTAGAAGTCGAGACAG ACATAGTTCAAACCTAAATCTTCATCATAAGCTTCTGACTAAAGATACACTGGAATTCAGCAACCATTTCAATGCAACATACCTCTTGAAAGACATGGCTAAGGAGTTTTGTCAAGATGTCTCTTTAAAACAACATGTTGGACATACTTCTGTAATCTTCAAAGGAATGAACAGAACAGGCAGTTTGGTTTTTCCAatgagcaaaattggagaacCCTGTTCTGAGAGCTATGGATACGATCCATTGAATGATGGAGCTGTTCTGGATCTAAGCACCACTTCCAGCATTAAATCTGAGAGCAGTGCTCATTCTTCCTGGGATTCTGACGGAGGAAGTGAAATATGTGCCATGCCCTTGGATGATAGTGATGAAAGCTGTGAAGGAGCCAGCCTAATGTCCAATGATGAACTCTACCAAGACTGTACTTTAATTGAGAAAGCTAATCAAAACTTCACAAATTTACCTTCCAGTTTGCCAATAACTTGTCATATATGTCAAAAAACCTACAGTAATAAAGGAACTTTCAGGGCTCATTACAAAACTGTGCATCTCCGCCAGCTCCACAAATGTAAAGTTCCAGGTTGCAACACGATGTTTTCATCTGTTCGCAGTCGGAACAGGCACAGTCAGAACCCAAACCTGCACAAAAGTCTGGCTGGGTCACCAACCAGCCTACAGTAA